DNA sequence from the Myxococcales bacterium genome:
CGCGCGTACGTTGCATGACCACCATCCAATTCTGATCGCTTCGAGCTCGGCCAGCCGTGCTCGTCTCAGGGAACGACGAAGCCAATCACCGCCGTGAAGTGCAATGCGCTACCTCCGAGAACGAAGCCATGCCACACAGCGTGGCCATAGGGAAGCCTGCGCCAGGCATAGAAGATGATGCCTACCGAGTAGACGACTCCGCCCAGCACGAGGAGCGTAACGCCCGCAGGTGCCAGCGTCTCGAGCAGCGGCTCCACCGCGAACACCGCGAGCCATCCCATCGCGAGGTAGAGGGCAAGCGAGGTTCTGCGTTTCCGGCCGTTTCCCACGAGCTCGAGCACGATGCCGACGACGGCGAGGACCCAGATCAGGATCAGGATCGCCCAGCCCCGCGAGCTCTGCATCTTCGTCAGGACGAACGGCGTGTAGGTGCCCGATATCAGCAGATAGATCGCGATGTGGTCGAGCTTGCGCATGATGTTCTTGGAGGCGGATTCGGGAAGGCCGTGATACAGAGTGGAGGAAGCGTAAAGGAACGTGAGAGTGATTCCGAATATGCCGACGCCGACAATGTCCAAGGCCGTGCCGCGCTCGGAGCTGGCGGCGAGGAGAGCGACCAAGCCGATCACCGCAGCGACGAAGCCAAGTCCGTGGGAAATGGTGTGAACCAATTCTTCGCGGGGGGTGTATTCGGCAGCAGGTGACACCTCCGCTCCGACATCCAGGACACCTTCGTAGGCGGGCATACGCTCCATTTCTTCAGCCGATCGCGTGTACCGGCTTTCAAACGTGGCGCGAGTTTATCAGGCTGGGCCTCAGCTGAGCACGCCTGAGCGTGTTCTCACAGAATCCTTACACAGCGGGCGCAGCGCAGATAAAGTGGTGTCCATTTAATCGGGGGAAGATCAAACAAAAGTCCACGCACATGGTTTACACCTTCTCAATTGCCGGTGATCTTACCAGTTTGTAGGTCGATCCGTCCCAGGATCGTGTTGTAGTAGACGATGCTCCAGATTGCATCGTCGACTTCCTCGAATCCGATGTCTTCTCCTTTGAGGGCATTGCCCAGGAAGTATTTGCCGGAGTGGAGCCTGAAGGCTCCACACGCACTGACTCTGCGGATCTCGAAGTGTCCTGGATACTCGGGTCGGCGGAGGCGACCCGGGTACTCCTTCTTTGAAGGTTCCCATCGTTCGGCGGGGAAGTCGCCGTCGAGCGCTTCGTGGGGCCGTTCGTAGTTGTAGACGTGCTGGAAATGATCCAGAAGCCCTTGTTGCTTCGCCAGGTTCTCGGCCGGGGGTCGTGTGGCTTCTCGCTTCAAGTCCTTGTGCATGCGCTCGTGCTGACCGTTCTGCCCAGGACTCGCAGGTTTGATTCGTTGATGGACGATTCCGAGCTTCATCCACCAGACGTTGAGGACGCTCAGACCATGGATTCCCGTTGAAGCGAACGGAGCTCCGTTGTCGGTGCGAATCGCATCAGGAAGTCCACACTCCTCGAAGAGGCGCCTAAATGCTGGCTTTGCGCCGTCCGAGCGTACTGTAAGGAGTCCCTTGCAGAGCAAGAGCATTCGGCTGTAGTGATCGGTGACCGTCAGCGGGTAGCAGTATTTCCCGTCTCGGGTCTTGAACTGTCCCTTGAAGTCGGCAGGCCAGATCTGGTTGGGCCCGGCAGAGTCGAGTCGTACG
Encoded proteins:
- a CDS encoding hemolysin III family protein; protein product: MERMPAYEGVLDVGAEVSPAAEYTPREELVHTISHGLGFVAAVIGLVALLAASSERGTALDIVGVGIFGITLTFLYASSTLYHGLPESASKNIMRKLDHIAIYLLISGTYTPFVLTKMQSSRGWAILILIWVLAVVGIVLELVGNGRKRRTSLALYLAMGWLAVFAVEPLLETLAPAGVTLLVLGGVVYSVGIIFYAWRRLPYGHAVWHGFVLGGSALHFTAVIGFVVP
- a CDS encoding IS481 family transposase: METNSTKQRQQFFRDYASGQWSMSELCDRYQISRPTGYKWIDRIEREGLEAADDRSRAPDRHPNRTPEKIENEILALREKYGWGATKLSQIIERRHPKWDLPARSTVNLILDRHGVLRKNRRPKKWKHPGAVRLDSAGPNQIWPADFKGQFKTRDGKYCYPLTVTDHYSRMLLLCKGLLTVRSDGAKPAFRRLFEECGLPDAIRTDNGAPFASTGIHGLSVLNVWWMKLGIVHQRIKPASPGQNGQHERMHKDLKREATRPPAENLAKQQGLLDHFQHVYNYERPHEALDGDFPAERWEPSKKEYPGRLRRPEYPGHFEIRRVSACGAFRLHSGKYFLGNALKGEDIGFEEVDDAIWSIVYYNTILGRIDLQTGKITGN